A single uncultured Acetobacterium sp. DNA region contains:
- a CDS encoding DUF308 domain-containing protein, whose protein sequence is MNEIRTKKIVGSLSGVGVAGIGIYMISHPRSSVTQIVVLLMAALVIFAVINLISVFLKFHGESKKMKLIGALVNVLFSMLLFYFRFALADLIPYIFACYILVNSIVKFISAVTLWRDGAPNYGFYFLNGLLSFVFGVYLFINSYFQTASFAIVAGIYLLWYGFTLIFDAFNEEETQEKMSQSAKKIQRKMRIALPSLLGVFVPMGLLRKYDEKVASEDANAYILSQEVLIPEKAGINPMNIEILVHLSKKIMEAFGHVDLIFGDQAMSYGNFDGHSYRLGGAMSDGVLFVCDKDRYLRESVLNDGKVLISFKVAFTEAELEIIKGNYEHFQENMFEWFCDTQLVEQGLLKPGDYTGVEDIIYKGTGARFYKFKKGPLKTYFALNTNCVKVADSLFENTGFEKPATGNIVTPGAYYQFLMGALERPSTKIYEKKIYSKETFGNEREIATQEKL, encoded by the coding sequence ATGAATGAGATAAGAACAAAAAAAATAGTTGGATCACTGTCCGGTGTCGGAGTGGCCGGGATTGGCATTTACATGATCAGCCATCCAAGAAGTTCGGTGACGCAGATTGTCGTATTATTGATGGCGGCATTGGTGATTTTTGCCGTGATTAATTTGATATCCGTGTTTTTAAAATTTCATGGTGAAAGCAAGAAAATGAAGCTGATCGGAGCATTGGTTAATGTGCTTTTTTCCATGCTGCTTTTTTATTTCAGGTTTGCTCTGGCCGATTTAATTCCCTATATTTTTGCATGTTATATTCTGGTAAACAGTATCGTCAAATTTATTTCAGCAGTAACCCTTTGGCGAGATGGCGCTCCCAATTATGGCTTCTATTTCCTAAATGGGCTTTTAAGCTTTGTTTTTGGGGTTTACCTCTTCATTAACAGTTATTTTCAAACTGCCAGCTTCGCCATCGTCGCTGGGATCTATCTGCTTTGGTATGGTTTTACCCTGATTTTTGATGCCTTTAATGAAGAAGAAACCCAGGAAAAGATGAGCCAGTCGGCTAAAAAAATTCAGCGAAAAATGCGAATTGCCTTGCCTTCTTTATTGGGCGTTTTTGTACCCATGGGACTACTTCGGAAATATGATGAAAAAGTAGCATCTGAAGATGCGAATGCCTATATATTGTCTCAGGAAGTACTGATTCCGGAAAAGGCGGGCATTAACCCCATGAATATTGAAATTCTAGTTCATCTATCCAAAAAAATTATGGAAGCTTTTGGACATGTGGATCTGATCTTTGGCGATCAGGCTATGTCTTATGGAAATTTTGATGGACATTCTTATCGTTTAGGTGGAGCCATGAGCGATGGTGTTCTTTTCGTTTGTGATAAAGATCGCTACCTGAGAGAATCCGTTTTAAATGATGGGAAGGTGCTGATCTCGTTTAAAGTAGCTTTTACGGAAGCAGAATTGGAAATAATTAAGGGGAATTATGAACATTTTCAGGAAAATATGTTCGAATGGTTTTGCGATACCCAGCTGGTAGAACAGGGTTTGTTGAAACCCGGGGATTATACCGGCGTGGAAGATATCATTTACAAGGGAACTGGGGCGCGCTTTTATAAGTTTAAAAAAGGTCCTTTAAAGACCTATTTTGCCCTGAATACTAATTGCGTTAAAGTTGCCGATTCGCTTTTTGAAAATACTGGTTTTGAAAAACCAGCCACCGGAAATATTGTGACACCAGGAGCCTATTATCAATTTCTGATGGGGGCACTGGAACGGCCGAGTACCAAAATTTACGAGAAAAAGATATATTCCAAAGAAACCTTTGGAAATGAGCGTGAAATTGCAACTCAGGAAAAACTGTAG
- a CDS encoding PilN domain-containing protein, with protein MNLLPLDLPKRKRPNQPKRKGVVFTLGAVLILLAIYGTLFFLDWSCQNEIKRVEENIDSKSEYQIIYTNLTFQNEVLKDRTHIQESINRNKDLPLKALAQIHNAIPDGLMVLNYVFRDDMMTISGETPKKETILEFKEKLTVVDLFKAINLVNTSTKQQTAGDHKNQINEEIWQFTFDIQMNEV; from the coding sequence ATGAATTTATTACCGCTGGATCTTCCGAAAAGGAAACGGCCAAATCAGCCTAAACGAAAAGGGGTGGTATTTACTTTGGGAGCAGTTTTGATTTTGCTGGCTATTTATGGAACGTTGTTTTTCCTGGATTGGTCCTGCCAGAATGAGATTAAAAGAGTTGAAGAAAACATCGATAGCAAATCAGAATATCAGATTATTTATACGAATTTAACTTTTCAGAATGAGGTTCTGAAAGATCGGACCCATATTCAGGAATCCATTAATAGAAATAAAGATCTGCCCCTTAAAGCGCTAGCTCAAATACACAATGCGATCCCAGATGGGCTAATGGTATTAAACTATGTATTTCGGGATGATATGATGACTATTTCAGGAGAAACCCCAAAAAAAGAAACCATCCTGGAGTTTAAGGAAAAACTGACTGTTGTTGATTTGTTTAAAGCGATCAATTTGGTCAATACCAGTACAAAACAGCAAACAGCAGGTGATCATAAAAATCAGATTAATGAGGAAATCTGGCAATTTACGTTTGATATTCAAATGAATGAGGTATAA